The proteins below are encoded in one region of Neoasaia chiangmaiensis:
- a CDS encoding L-threonylcarbamoyladenylate synthase: MTRILKPTPDGIAQAADLLRDGKLVAFGTETVYGLGANATSDTAVARIFAAKNRPRFNPLINHFPDAEAAFAQVEVNDLARRLADRFWPGPLTLVLPRGPNATICDLAAAGLPTLALRVPRGETARALLSAVGLPIAAPSANPSGRVSPSDAYHVLRGLEGRIEAILDSGPCSVGVESTVLDLSRPTPVLLRPGGITLEQLSDICGTVRHADDYASKRPIAPGLMASHYAPSLPVRLNAEHVGPDEALLAFGPPLPGSKLTWNLSEHGDLEEAAARLFSGLRFLDSEGERRGLSGIAAMTVPRHGLGLAILDRLRRAAAPRPPVSGDDDDLADALG; encoded by the coding sequence ATGACCAGAATTCTGAAACCCACACCGGACGGAATCGCGCAGGCAGCCGATCTGTTGCGCGACGGGAAGCTGGTGGCATTCGGCACGGAGACGGTCTACGGCCTGGGCGCGAACGCCACCTCGGACACCGCCGTTGCGCGGATATTCGCCGCGAAGAACCGTCCGCGCTTCAATCCGCTCATCAACCACTTTCCCGATGCCGAAGCCGCGTTTGCACAGGTTGAGGTCAACGACCTCGCACGACGCCTTGCCGATCGGTTCTGGCCGGGACCATTGACGCTCGTCCTGCCACGTGGACCCAACGCCACGATCTGCGACCTCGCCGCCGCCGGCCTGCCGACACTGGCCTTGCGCGTGCCGCGCGGCGAGACGGCACGCGCCCTGTTGAGCGCCGTTGGATTGCCGATCGCAGCACCGTCCGCCAACCCTTCGGGCCGGGTCAGCCCATCGGACGCCTATCACGTCCTGCGCGGCCTTGAGGGACGCATCGAGGCCATACTGGATTCCGGCCCCTGCTCGGTGGGCGTGGAAAGCACTGTCCTGGACCTCAGCCGCCCCACCCCCGTGCTATTGCGTCCGGGCGGCATCACGCTGGAACAGTTGAGCGACATTTGCGGCACGGTCCGCCATGCGGACGATTATGCCAGCAAACGGCCGATCGCACCGGGGCTGATGGCATCGCATTACGCGCCCAGCCTGCCGGTGCGCCTGAACGCGGAACATGTCGGGCCCGATGAGGCCCTGCTGGCCTTCGGCCCACCCTTGCCGGGCTCGAAACTTACCTGGAACCTGAGCGAACATGGCGATCTGGAAGAGGCCGCGGCGCGTCTTTTCTCCGGATTGCGCTTCCTCGACAGCGAGGGCGAACGTCGCGGACTGAGCGGCATTGCCGCCATGACGGTGCCGCGCCATGGGCTCGGTCTGGCGATCCTCGATCGGTTGCGCCGTGCTGCGGCACCACGGCCGCCTGTGAGCGGAGACGACGACGACCTCGCCGACGCCCTGGGCTGA